Proteins found in one Thunnus maccoyii chromosome 5, fThuMac1.1, whole genome shotgun sequence genomic segment:
- the LOC121897023 gene encoding olfactomedin-like isoform X1, whose translation MVISVTASLLIKTLLTSPALNMPLLLLLLLASTGDGQAQRVVGQKKKDACACEVNSTMWLFPALKYEAVLQQVESCEGSLNNLQEQVQLSNQRLPQIQALVENATARLAPYQYLHDRGVYSALSLRLLNQELSQLETDISDIHSQLNNTQTQKLFREVGKLRTDVDRMQRTDTINVKTVKEKLRYLKNGAESCKTIPKDYQGQDRYCLKGLITDISDPVMTKVSPHGKSYTSGSWGKQAQMDSEGQKNSYWVQTLLNSDIWDNSLRIYQTYEDFMASANDKDFTFAASYNHANAIEGPSAVLYGEALYYHCYRSADVCRYDLNSNTVTRVTLPGTGVGFNNKFPYCYYDCRANSDVDVEADETGLWALYATVGNHGNLVVSRLTWDNETGTLNVSQTWETRLFKKAVSNAFMVCGVLYATRYVDEYHEEVFYAFDTATGKEDNSLALPLEKVAKGVASLSYNPTNKQIYMYNDGYLLAYQAHF comes from the exons atggtGATCTCAGTAACAGCTTCTCTCCTCATCAAGACACTGCTCACTTCTCCAGCTCTGAACATGCCACTGCTGCTCCTACTGCTGCTGGCATCCACC GGTGATGGTCAGGCTCAGCGTGTGGTGGGCCAGAAGAAGAAAGACGCGTGTGCATGTGAGGTGAACTCCACCATGTGGTTGTTCCCTGCTCTTAAGTACGAGGCTGTGTTGCAGCAGGTTGAGTCTTGTGAGGGCTCCCTGAACAACCTGCAGGAACAG gtGCAGTTGTCCAACCAGCGTCTCCCTCAGATTCAGGCTCTGGTTGAGAACGCGACAGCCCGGCTGGCGCCTTACCAGTACCTGCATGATCGGGGCGTGTATTCAGCCTTGTCTCTGCGTTTGCTGAACCAGGAGCTCAGTCAGCTGGAGACAGACATCAGTGACATCCACAGCCAGTTAAACAATACCCAAACACAGAAACTCTTCAGAGAG gTGGGTAAACTGCGTACAGATGTAGACAGGATGCAAAGGACGGACACAATTAATGTAAAGACTGTAAAGGAGAAACTGCGCTACCTGAAGAACGGTGCTGAGTCCTGCAAGACAATTCCCAAAGACTACCAGG GCCAGGACAGGTACTGCCTTAAGGGCCTGATCACCGACATCAGCGATCCAGTCATGACTAAGGTCAGTCCACACGGAAAGAGCTACACCTCTGGTTCGTGGGGGAAACAGGCCCAGATGGACAGCGAAGGCCAGAAGAACAGCTACTGGGTTCAGACCCTACTCAATAGTGACATCTGGGACAACTCCCTGCGCATATACCAAACTTATGAAGACTTCATGGCCTCTGCCAACGACAAGGACTTCACCTTTGCTGCATCCTACAATCATGCTAATGCCATCGAGGGTCCCAGCGCTGTCCTGTATGGTGAAGCGCTGTACTATCACTGCTACCGCTCTGCAGATGTCTGCCGCTATGACCTGAACAGCAACACCGTCACACGGGTGACACTTCCAGGCACCGGTGTGGGTTTCAACAACAAGTTCCCGTATTGTTACTATGACTGTCGTGCCAATAGTGATGTGGACGTGGAGGCAGATGAGACAGGACTATGGGCCCTTTATGCCACTGTTGGTAACCATGGTAATCTAGTGGTAAGCCGGCTAACTTGGGACAACGAGACTGGGACGCTCAATGTCTCACAGACGTGGGAGACGAGGCTCTTCAAGAAGGCAGTGAGCAATGCTTTCATGGTGTGTGGTGTGCTGTATGCCACTCGTTATGTGGACGAATACCATGAGGAGGTGTTCTACGCCTTCGATACAGCGACAGGCAAAGAGGACAACTCACTGGCACTGCCACTAGAGAAGGTAGCAAAAGGAGTGGCCAGTCTGAGCTACAACCCCACCAACAAGCAGATCTATATGTACAATGACGGATATCTTCTAGCCTACCAGGCCCACTTCTGA
- the LOC121897023 gene encoding olfactomedin-like isoform X2 gives MPLLLLLLLASTGDGQAQRVVGQKKKDACACEVNSTMWLFPALKYEAVLQQVESCEGSLNNLQEQVQLSNQRLPQIQALVENATARLAPYQYLHDRGVYSALSLRLLNQELSQLETDISDIHSQLNNTQTQKLFREVGKLRTDVDRMQRTDTINVKTVKEKLRYLKNGAESCKTIPKDYQGQDRYCLKGLITDISDPVMTKVSPHGKSYTSGSWGKQAQMDSEGQKNSYWVQTLLNSDIWDNSLRIYQTYEDFMASANDKDFTFAASYNHANAIEGPSAVLYGEALYYHCYRSADVCRYDLNSNTVTRVTLPGTGVGFNNKFPYCYYDCRANSDVDVEADETGLWALYATVGNHGNLVVSRLTWDNETGTLNVSQTWETRLFKKAVSNAFMVCGVLYATRYVDEYHEEVFYAFDTATGKEDNSLALPLEKVAKGVASLSYNPTNKQIYMYNDGYLLAYQAHF, from the exons ATGCCACTGCTGCTCCTACTGCTGCTGGCATCCACC GGTGATGGTCAGGCTCAGCGTGTGGTGGGCCAGAAGAAGAAAGACGCGTGTGCATGTGAGGTGAACTCCACCATGTGGTTGTTCCCTGCTCTTAAGTACGAGGCTGTGTTGCAGCAGGTTGAGTCTTGTGAGGGCTCCCTGAACAACCTGCAGGAACAG gtGCAGTTGTCCAACCAGCGTCTCCCTCAGATTCAGGCTCTGGTTGAGAACGCGACAGCCCGGCTGGCGCCTTACCAGTACCTGCATGATCGGGGCGTGTATTCAGCCTTGTCTCTGCGTTTGCTGAACCAGGAGCTCAGTCAGCTGGAGACAGACATCAGTGACATCCACAGCCAGTTAAACAATACCCAAACACAGAAACTCTTCAGAGAG gTGGGTAAACTGCGTACAGATGTAGACAGGATGCAAAGGACGGACACAATTAATGTAAAGACTGTAAAGGAGAAACTGCGCTACCTGAAGAACGGTGCTGAGTCCTGCAAGACAATTCCCAAAGACTACCAGG GCCAGGACAGGTACTGCCTTAAGGGCCTGATCACCGACATCAGCGATCCAGTCATGACTAAGGTCAGTCCACACGGAAAGAGCTACACCTCTGGTTCGTGGGGGAAACAGGCCCAGATGGACAGCGAAGGCCAGAAGAACAGCTACTGGGTTCAGACCCTACTCAATAGTGACATCTGGGACAACTCCCTGCGCATATACCAAACTTATGAAGACTTCATGGCCTCTGCCAACGACAAGGACTTCACCTTTGCTGCATCCTACAATCATGCTAATGCCATCGAGGGTCCCAGCGCTGTCCTGTATGGTGAAGCGCTGTACTATCACTGCTACCGCTCTGCAGATGTCTGCCGCTATGACCTGAACAGCAACACCGTCACACGGGTGACACTTCCAGGCACCGGTGTGGGTTTCAACAACAAGTTCCCGTATTGTTACTATGACTGTCGTGCCAATAGTGATGTGGACGTGGAGGCAGATGAGACAGGACTATGGGCCCTTTATGCCACTGTTGGTAACCATGGTAATCTAGTGGTAAGCCGGCTAACTTGGGACAACGAGACTGGGACGCTCAATGTCTCACAGACGTGGGAGACGAGGCTCTTCAAGAAGGCAGTGAGCAATGCTTTCATGGTGTGTGGTGTGCTGTATGCCACTCGTTATGTGGACGAATACCATGAGGAGGTGTTCTACGCCTTCGATACAGCGACAGGCAAAGAGGACAACTCACTGGCACTGCCACTAGAGAAGGTAGCAAAAGGAGTGGCCAGTCTGAGCTACAACCCCACCAACAAGCAGATCTATATGTACAATGACGGATATCTTCTAGCCTACCAGGCCCACTTCTGA
- the LOC121897025 gene encoding olfactomedin-4-like, with the protein MKLGVIIPLCALFTLTQQVASRDRCVCELTNSENVFPHDKLSTVDDSASKCNSNITPQKTLELESLLLGLKWRLPQLQEDVSILEREDDGELYGVVSLQVIENELTEIKKLIKKLNITTWEYQRLTTNTTKQLEDLRAEMTELEKYDTLQVVKRQQANERLTKDLDQCRTGLNSTSQPTQPPQGTCPHGEFLNITGPRVYTAGEYPGSYMYGAWGRDPKPEAGKENWYWLVMMTSSDKYSNYVRLYSSLSSLIVGVSVPGNIEIHSSNPTTNTIQGPNVVMYGEALYYNCYNQDAVCRFNLTTKTVTTLQLPKGTRFNSKGNFCHLDECYPFTDLDLATDESGVWVIYTTTQDFGNLVLSKVEEGEPPMLNRTWHTSVYKQGVTNTFMTCGVLYATRYVNKDVEEIFYSFDTSTGVEKFNIGIFINKMSPNIYSLNYSPVDQMLHAYCNSHMVSYKILFRY; encoded by the exons ATGAAGCTGGGTGTGATCATCCCACTGTGTGCTCTGTTCACTCTCACCCAACAg GTGGCTTCACGTGatcgctgtgtgtgtgagttgacTAACTCAGAAAACGTATTCCCACATGACAAACTCAGTACAGTGGACGACAGTGCATCAAAATGTAACAGCAACATCACCCCACAGAAG ACTCTGGAGCTGGAGAGTCTGCTGCTGGGTTTGAAGTGGCGTTTGCCCCAGCTGCAGGAAGATGTGTCGATTCTGGAGAGGGAAGATGATGGCGAGCTGTATGGAGTTGTCAGCCTGCAGGTGATAGAGAATGAACTGACAGAGATCAAGAAGCTCATCAAAAAGCTCAACATCACCACCTGGGAATACCAGCGCCTCACCACTAACACCACTAAACAG CTGGAGGACCTGAGAGCAGAGATGACAGAGCTGGAGAAGTATGACACCCTGCAGGTGGTGAAGAGACAACAAGCTAACGAGCGTCTAACAAAAGACCTGGACCAGTGCAGGACTGGACTTAACTCCACCTCCCAGCCCACTCAGCCTCCACAAG GTACCTGTCCCCACGGTGAATTTCTAAACATTACTGGCCCCAGGGTCTACACAGCAGGTGAGTATCCAGGGTCCTACATGTACGGGGCCTGGGGTCGTGATCCCAAACCAGAGGCAGGGAAGGAGAACTGGTACTGGCTGGTAATGATGACCTCCAGCGACAAATACTCCAACTACGTCCGTCTCTACTCCAGCCTGAGCTCTCTGATTGTTGGAGTGAGTGTCCCAG GTAATATCGAGATACACTCCTCTAACCCAACCACCAACACCATCCAGGGACCAAATGTTGTGATGTATGGAGAGGCCTTGTACTACAACTGTTACAACCAAGATGCTGTCTGTCGATTCAACCTCACCACCAAAACTGTTACCACCCTGCAGTTACCCAAAGGCACCAG atttaATTCTAAGGGTAACTTCTGCCATCTTGATGAATGCTATCCGTTCACCGACCTGGACCTGGCAACAGATGAGTCTGGTGTTTGGGTGATCTACACCACCACCCAGGACTTTGGCAACCTGGTTCTGTCTAAGGTGGAAGAAGGTGAGCCACCCATGCTCAACCGAACCTGGCACACCTCGGTCTATAAGCAGGGAGTGACAAACACCTTCATGACCTGTGGTGTGCTCTATGCCACACGCTACGTAAATAAAGATGTGGAGGAGATATTCTACTCGTTTGACACCTCGACAGGGGTGGAGAAGTTCAACATTGGCATCTTCATCAACAAGATGTCTCCCAACATTTACTCCCTGAACTACAGCCCCGTGGACCAGATGCTACATGCTTACTGTAACTCCCACATGGTCTCCTATAAGATTTTGTTTAGGTATTAA